The following nucleotide sequence is from Euleptes europaea isolate rEulEur1 chromosome 3, rEulEur1.hap1, whole genome shotgun sequence.
ggtggggctgagagagctgtgactcgcccaagatcacccagatggcttcatgtgtaggagtggggaaaccaacgcggttcaccaaattaggctccacagctcatgtggaggagtggggaatcgaacccggttctccggatcagactccaccgttccaaaccaccgctcctaacagctgcaccacgctggctccacaggGGGCTGTGCCGACAGGTTCATCTAAGGGGCTTCAGCAATGGTATTAGATCAGgggcccccaacatggtgcctgcagACACTTTTCTTGGTGCCCTCCAcgtatttttagaaagtaggtggggctaggtggggtgggcgcccagcaaagcttctgattgactgtgcagattgaaaggcatcctgttaaacagagcttctgtctggatgttgaagagttactatcatAGTTATATATAACCTCGCTCCCTGTCATTTtctggttggctccgcctcctgcggcagccattttgtggtcacGCCCACTGCCCTGTATCAGAACTCCAAagctgcctgcaggctcagaaaagttggggacccctgctttggaCCCTTACTCgttccatcatagaatcatagagttggagggggccatCCAGGCATTTgttccaacccctgctcaatgcaggatcagcctagactatagcatccctgacaagtgtttgtccagcctctgcttaaagacagccagtgagggggagctcaccacctccccaggtagctgatcccattgtcgaacaactctttctgtaaaaaaatgttttcctaatatccagccggtacctttccatccgcaatttaaacccattattgcgagtcctgacctctgctgccaacaggaacagctctctgccctcctctatgggacagcccttcaaatacttaaagagagcagtcatgtccccaccccacccaacctcctcttctccagactaaacattcccaacaacctcagcttttcctcatagggcttggtctccagatcaTCCTccagatcatcctcgtcactctcctctacaccaactcgattctgtccacatctttttgaagtgaggcctccagaactgcacacagtattccaggtgtggcctgaccagcacagtgtacagcagaatgattacatcttgcgatttggagagtatgcctctgttgatgcaccccaagatcgcattagctgtttttgtcgctgcatcacactggctgctcatatttatctCATGGTAACTTGCCTGCAGAATGAGCTCGTCTGCAGGCTGCTGAGCTCCCGTGCCACCACTGCAGATGGCCAGAAGGTGGCATTACAAGTACCAGCTCGATATAAGTAGGAGTCCAATACATGGGCCCTTCACGGCTGCCAAGTCCGGCTTGGCTCCTGAGCAATCAATTGCCCAGGCAGAGATAGAAAATGCCTGCCTTCCTCAGCATCCTCAAGGAGAAGAGCTTGCAGctgccaaatccaaatttgtGTATGCAATTGCAGTGGCAGCTGGGAGTTTGGTGACTATCTGAGCTTCATGTGCAGAATCCATGCCCACTAATGAGCAATGAGGTTCTATCTTGATTCATGAGATATAGATGGTACCGCTGTATTGTGGAACGCAAGTGAAAGATCTTCTCCACCTGTTATGATGGAGTGTCAATGACCTTCTGCCTCCTTTCTTTTAGAATTTGCACTTTGGGGGAAATTGCTTAGAAGTCTTAGTCAGTGATGCATGATGGACGGCATGAATAGGGGTGTGCCAGGCATGCAAAAGCGGGCACGGAAGAGTTATTTGGAATCTTTAAGCGAGCACTGTCTGTCCTTATCTGCATCACAGTGcattcttatttttcttgcttctttaaatgcattctttaaatACAGTGTATCTCCCTGCAGAGTTAAACGGATGGTTTTTATGCTGGACTTAAACTTGTGTTccattgaattgaccactagagggagcaaaacacatgtggaactgAACACCCTCCCTCCCGAAGAAACAAGAACTTAGAAGGGAGGAAAAtaagaatgcggaaaagcccttaGACCTAACCTACTTGATCCATTGGTTGCAATGACACTTAAACTCCAAGACATGTTTTGCAACAGGTTGGGGTTCTCCTGCCCCAATTTGTGTTCCCATGGCAAGATGGCAGCAGCGGGAAACTTAATTCTTTAGTGCCGCAGAGCCTGGTTTGGATTGGGACTACAGCGAAAGGTGGGAGAGTGGGTGCTTTTTCCCCAATTTGAGGACAGCATATACATTATTCATTATGCAGGCCCCacctcctgtagggttgccagctccgggttggaaaatacctggagattttggggatggagcctgaggagggcggggtttggagaggggagggacttcaatgacatagagtccaattgccaaagcagccattttctccaggtgaactgatctctatcggctggaaatctttcgtaatagcgggagatctccagccaccacctggaggttggcaaccctatgggcaggTAACCCCCCTGGGCTATTTTGAGGTGTTTGGACCTTAGTCCTGACGTACCACAGCAGTGTTGAAACCCTCACTGTTCAGCTCCCAAAGATGGAAACAGCAACGAAGAGCCCCGCGCTTTTAAAACGACCGTTTTATTATAGATTTACATTTTCAAGGAAAATAAAGTCAGCTATGCCAAACCGCTGAAGAATATTGTTCAGTTAAAAGCCTCTATATTTTACAAACATTGTTTCTTTGTTAAAGATACGTGATTAGCTTGagccgtcttttttttttttttttttaagccatcaTATCCATCTGGTAGGACCCCTTTGGATCTTTCCCCTCACCCATGCAAAGTAGTGCCACGGTGGTATGCAAAAAACTATCCCCGCCCTCCAAgggaaacaagaaaagaaaagataaatGAGAATTGGAAATAATAATTGCTAGAACAAAATATAGATAATAGGGGCCGAAGTCATTTTCTTTTTGGCTGCCTTCCGCCAATTCGTACACTGCCAGTTCACTGAAAAAAATGGTTTTCTTTGCTCAGAATGGAGTCAAACATTGAGCAGGGGGCCCCCGTGGTACAGTCTGTGCCACTTCAGATAAGCCCGTGGGGTCTTTTTGTTGGAAAAAGAAATCCCTCGTGCCATAGTTATTTACAGTGCTAGCATGTATATTTAAAAAGCTATCTGAGAAGCATTCTCCCTGATATTCTCAATTTCTACGTGCAGGGAGAGAAGCATTCTCCCTGATATTCTCGATTTCTACGTACAGGGAGATTTGAACATGTAGAGACATCCCAAAACACAGTCCCTACATATCTGGCATGACTAGAGCCTGCTGCTCAGCATTTGACATCTGTTCTCAGCCTGCGATTTACAAAGCAGTTTGCACACGTATCAGTTTAATAACAGTTCTCAGGGTACAAGTAGCATGACAACTTCCGACTtcattcatcctcacaacaatcctgtgaggtaggttagaataagagaggagagagagagagattaaccaaGGGCTAACCTTTGTGGACGAGTAAGGATGTGAACTTGGGCCTTCCTTAACTCGGCCAAAAACAGCTGTATCACACCCGATGCTATCTGAATCAAACGAGGCTGCAAATTAGGGTggcaaactctgggttgggaaattgctagagatttggggaggagcctgagtagggttgccaggtccctgttcgccaccggcgagaggtttctggggcggagcttgaagagggcagtgtttggggaggggagggacttcaatgccgtagagtccaattgccaaagcggccatttttctccaggtgaactgatctctgttggctggagatcagttgtaatagtgggagatcagctagtccctggaggctggccaccctagcctAAATTCATCACAACCGCTTCAAAGTTGGGCACCAATTTAGCCAGTCATTGGGCAAAAGTGACTGGTAAttttgttgtttgcttgtttgtttttgctggtcagtgaccatattaataaattatatattatgAGTGACTGGTAATATTAATTAAAgtgagcggccattttctccaggggaactgatctctatcggctggagatcagttgtaataatgggagatctccagctagtaccggtaggttggcaaccctaaaaatttaGTAGTGGTGGGAAAACATACCTAGGGAAAGTGGGCCAAAGTCTGAGCACTGCTATAGAAAATGCCTTCTTCTTGGTAGCTTTAGATGACATTCCCTTTAATGGGAGTAGTTCCCCCGTGGCATATTCTGGACCTAGGCCATGCTGGTTATTCTAGCCTCCCAATTACTCCTCCAATGTACCTTAACATAAAGGGTtcattttctttatctttttaaagCCATATTTGGTTCCACACTAAGCCGCATTTTGCTCTAGAGCTATAGGTAGCAAACCAGGGCCATAAGTGAATAAGTAGCTTGGCTCTGCTCCCAAAGTTGCCAGAAATAATTGAGGGCCCTCCTTTAGGTCCCTCCCTGACCTCTTTCCCAGCCTTGCctaagaaagatttttttaaaaagttagagtTGGTAGTCCTGCAGGTGGGCCTTATTTTTGAGCACACATGCATAAAACTGGGCTGTGTCCCATTTGCACACTGACGGAccaaaagctgtttttttttttttttttttttttaaagatgcatcTACAGTAGGGATACCGTTTGCTTGTTTTCAGCGGGCAAACACCTGAAGAAACACCTGTTccccgattagggttgccaggtccctcttcgccaccggcgggaggtttggggatcagagcatgaggagggcagggtttggggagggacttcaatgccatacagtccaattgccaaaccagccattttctccaggggaactgatctctattggctggagatcagttgtaatagcgggagatctccagctagtacctggaggtcggcaaccctttCCCTGGCAATGCTGAGTGGTACGAAaaatgtgtggggtggggaggcattgTTGATGCGTCGatggcatttccagctaaaacctggaagtgatgttgctgaTGCGCTACAATTTTGCCAGTCTTGGAGATCAGTAAAATCCTAAAGCATTggcgacatcacttccgggttttagctggaagtgacatcgatTTTTCAACAATGTCCTTTTCCTCATGCCCTGCACCCCTGGAGTCTCCCAGGGGTTCTGGGCACGCCCCTGTGCAACCCTACACACTGCCTCCTGATTGGTGGGATAGGACAGGCATATGCTAATCAGCTGGCCATGTGCAGATTTAAGGGCCTTTGATTCCTACGCAGCAGACGCAGACGGCATCAGCAGCCAGAGGGTGAGAAGCCGGAGAGGAGAGGGTGAAAGACACGGCTGCATTTTTGCACGCAGATTTGAGCCAGGATAATTCTCCGTGGGAATTTGTTTCCTCCCCTAATCTGATTCAGCCCttgtggtggggggatgggggggggatccagCCTTCCAGCAGCACAAAATCAGCTGAAGGGTCTGAGCAGCAACTTCTGCTGACAACGCAGAGGAAAGATGCAGAGGCAAAATCCCTGGAGGCGCAGCACACCCGAAGAAAAGGCCAGAAGGGGCAGTCCTGTAGATGGGATAAAACTGCAGGGGACTCAGGTCTGAACTGGAGCTTGGCAAAGCCAGCCCGCGTCACGACTGGCAGCCACATCGCACGTTCAGCAGACAGGCTGATTCAGCAGAGCTTGCAGTTCCAGAACGGGTGTAGAGTTTCcttgctttcttttccttttgcctTCTGCTTAGAGGCGAGGCAGACAGGAAACCACTGAGCTGGATCCTAAACACAACGCACAGGACAACGGTGTCCAAACAGACCAGCCTGAACTCCTTGTCCTTATTAATTGAGGATGTTGAAGATCTAGTTATTTACTTCACTGACACCCCAcgttcctccccagtggggaacccaaaggggcttacaacattctccctttcttcattttatcctcccaacaaccctgtgaagtgggttaggctgagagtatataaCTGACCCCATTCACgttctttttgccgtcaagtcacagctgactactggagaccccggtggggttttcaaggcaagagacgttcagagggggtttgccattgcctgcctctgcgtcacgccccAGGTATTCctaggagatctcccatccaaatacttgccagggttgaggcagagaggttgtgactggcccaagagccagcgtaagagaggtggtttggagaagtggactgcgatctggagaaccaggtttgattccccactcctccacaggagcagcagatgctaatctggtgaagcggatGGGTTtccccggcccaaccaagtgacactgatgtcatatccggcccttgtaaccaATCAGTTtgccacccctgctctacagcattagaccctgctgaggtcccacccctcccccaaaccctaccctcccaaggctccatccccaaatctacaggaattttccaactcagagtaggcaaccctagtgtgaattGATTTTGAAAGATACAATTCGCAGGGTCAACTGGAGGATGAGCATGTGCTCCCGTACCAACCACTGGCTTCACTTCACTTAACCTATGGAGGAGGAACATGGGATAGTTAAACAAGCACAAAGCTTTAACAATCTTGCCGACTGACTACCGCCTAGCCTTGCAATCTCTCTCCGCCCAAGATTAACCTGCTTTACAATaatatttgggggagggaaacATATTTAACTGCTGATTTTGGTGAGCATCTTGTTAATCGCTTGCTTGACATGAGTGGTGGAGCTCCGTCTCCGGGTCTTGCCCTGAACCATCTTCCGGCGCCGCACCTCCCGGCAGAGCTCATAAAAGGCCTCCATGATGTTGCCTTCCCCCGTGCAAGCGGAGCATTCGTAAAAGGCGCAAGCGAGTTCGGTGGCCAGCTTTTCCCCTTCTTCGGTGCTGACCTGCCTGGAGTGGTCCAGGTCCGCTTTGTTCCCGACTAGGATCAGAGTGACGTTCTTGGGTTTTTTGACTTCATCCAGCAAGTTCTTAAGGGGGAGGACTTCTTCAAAGCTCCCCCGGTCGGTGATGTCATAAACCAGCACAAAGCCTTCGCCCCATCGCACGTGTCCTTCTCTCTGAATAATGTCTTCCTGTTTGGAAACAGAAAGGACGGAAGCGGGTTTGTGGTGAACAGACAGAAAAAGAGACGTTAAAAGGTTTGTTCTGGCCTGCGGATATTTTTATTCTGATTTAGCAGTGTCATGCTTTGGATAATGCTTGTGACCCTTAAAAGCGGGAGGAAGCTCTCCGGGGCCAAGGTACTAACGAAACAAAGCAATGGAAAACATCATTCTTCTGCATTCTTTTGTGACCAAAATTATCAATAGCTTTCTGGTATTTTCCAGTGTGAACAATGAGAGGCTACAACTGATgcacaagaaaatgtttttaaaaggagcaTTACTAACTCTCTTTTTTTCATCTTGGGGACTATCGTGGAACAGACCTGCTCTGATCTGCGGGCCCTGTTCCATCCTTCCCTCCGAGGCATCTGGGCACCAGTGGTCATCCGCCTGGCACATGCCATCCACCAGTCTTTCCTCACACCCAgaggggcttttctctccctctgtccactcccctattgcctctgtccctccctctgtaTGTGTCCTAGTGGATGGACCTAAGGAAGGCTGTTTAGCTTAAATGTTACAGTGGTTCTAAAAAGTTCCCGTTATCTTGGCGCCTCTGCTCAGGCCTGCGGTTCtgcatgtagaatcatagagttggaagggaccaccagggtcatttagtccaaccccctgcacaatgcaggaaattctgaactacctccccccacacccccaatgacccatacttcatgcccaaaagatggcactGGCTATCGTCAGCAGGCCCTGGGCAAGAGTCTGCCTTGGTGGAATTAGCACGAAAGAGACCCTTCTCCTTATGCCAAGGAGTTCTAATATCTCTGTTTCCCCAGCTACTGGGCAGGTCAGGTCAAATCAAAGAAGCTTTTCCTGAAGTCTCCAGGAAAAGACTTCTCTAGGGGTTTCAACCTCCAAAACTCGGTTCCCTGCCAGATGTCACCTTTCTGAGAgaaggggtgtggggtgggggggaggaaggggattTGACTGTTTCATTATATCCAGCCTGACATGCCACTGGCATTTCTAAGGCTTTAGTGGGTGAGGCTGGCGGGCAATTGACTCCCACCCCCCGGCTCCCACCTGTActctgcaaaaagagagagagagagagagagagagagagagagagaaactttttaaaactctAGGCAAAGGCTTTGTTCAGtccaaacctccaaagaaatgcATTTTTCCCAGAGACCACTTAAAGCACTCTGACATGTTGTGCAGTTATGCGGTGGTTCCCTCCCTTTTCGGTATGGCCCCAACCCCAAAATGAGTAATCAGCTGTTCAGCATATTAGAATATGAATTATACATGCCTGGATCTGGCTTGACCAGGTGGAAGATGGAGAGCATGCAAAGAAAGCAAAAATCACAacgtgggtttgggggggagattAGCCCATCCTGCACGAATGTTTGCTTTTTATACCTTCAAAATCTCAGCCTAGTCTCTGCATTTGTAAATATTGATAACATATGGAGAGATCTGCAAAGAACTGTGATGGAGGGCAGCAATTCAGAAATTTGCACCCCATctctaaaatcccccccccccggattctcTTAGGTTTCTGGACACTAAGTAGGGTGATTTCTCCTCCACCTTTCCCTTTTATATATTATTTAGTATattgtatcctgcccttcttcctggGAACTCACAGTAATTaacatagttctcctctcctccattttatccttacaacaaccctgtgtggtaggttataAAAGACAATGGGCTGAATAAGTTTCTCATTGCATGAGTTTCACaatgagtgggaatttgaatctagGTCCCCCGCAGGCCTCGTCAAACACTCTAACTGAGAAAGCACACTGGCTTTAACTAATATTTAGCTGCTCTTAACATTCTGTGCCACTGGGCCATATTTAGCCCTCATTGGACCATTTTATAGGATTTTAGTTAATTTACAGAGTCATTTTTCCTGGATACACGGGCCATCTCTTGAGACACCTCTGCGTTGTCTGTTGATGACCTGTTTTTCCTGCTTTGGTTGTCATAATGGTGGCCATAAACTTTACTCTTACATATAACGACAGGCTGGGGGACCTTGAGAAATTGCAGTATGTGGGAAGGAGATAATTTGGAAACCCTCAAAATCTCTCCCTTCCAGGATTCTCGAAGTACTCAGGGAGTTGGCTcatttctcctccctcttcttttaactgaatctcatcagatctcaataTTCCTTCCCTTCTGGAGCATGTTTAGTTCTCAACGgaccattttttaattttttaatgttaaCTTTACAAAACCATTTTATACCTATACAGGGAGTCTGTAGGTGGCCCTACTGCGCTGCTTTTACCATCCATAGAGGGGCCATACAGTTCACTCTTACTAAGGGCATTCACACAAGCTgactaatgcactttcagtccactttaacaattgtttgcaagtggttcttgccatttcacacagtaaaatccagctgcaaagtgcattggaagtggattgaaagtggattattcagcatgtgtgaaagcgcccttagatAGAATAATTAAAATGATTCCATTCCTCTTCTCCATGTTAATTCCGGAACATTGTTGAGAACCTGGAAGAACTCTGTATTGTGGTTTCAATAGCTCCAAATTATCTTTCTTATCTAGGAGATTCAAACATTTAAATAGGCAGTGTGTGTTTttatgaagaagagaagaagagttggtttttatatcccaattttctctacctttaaggagtctcaaaccagcttacaattgccttcccttcctcttgtgaggtaggtggggctgagagagttctgagagaactgtgactagcccaaggtcacccaacatggttctccagattagagtctgccactcttaaccactacaccccgctgtgAGGGAATGATGTGAATTGGCTGGAAAACAGATATGACAAGTGAAATCTCAGAGTTTCCCAAATGCTAACTGTcaggttttgtgtatgtgtgtgtccttTCTTCATGCTCATCTGGGTTCCATGTTCTCCAATTCGTTATTTTCTATTAGGTGAAGTTATTAGAACATactattcagagctgatattgtatcgaaataaacttGATTGATAGAACATACTATATCATTTTCATAGTGGCTATACATACATGCATCCATATGAGTTATCTGAAAGGTATAGGATACAACAAACAATTGCTCCCTCATGATTTTTCCCACCTTTTCACCCCACTGCATAATTTTTTGAAGTTACGTGTCTACAATCCCACCAATTTAGGAGCCAAAGAAATATGACAAAGATCTTCTTCGGTATGTAAAAGATCTTTtcgtttaataaataaaaatttgaGGAGAGACAGATTATTATTGGTGTCATTGAGGGAGAAGATGAAAGCTTCCaccccctcttccctttctgtACATCCCCAGTCTGACTCATAGCTGAAGGTGAAACATATTTTTCACAGAACTGAGAGGGATCTGTGATCTTTATCATTTCAGTTTGGGCCCTCGGAAGACCATTTTTTTTCCGATGATGCAGCGTCTGTCCCCTGACTGTGTGTCCCATCATAAATGTGTTAAGTCTTTGAAGGTACCTCAGGATCCATTTTACAGTTTCTTTCTACAACAGTCTAGCATGGGCCACCCTTCTGGAACTTGTTCACACACTGACTTCTCGGGAGGCCTGTCGCCTGAGAGGAAGAGGTCCAGCATGCTTGCCTTTTGGGGGTTTAAGAGACCAGGCTGTGCTCCTGCTCTTGGGAGAAACAAGCTACTGATGTCTTTTCTCCCAAGGGCCTTCCTGGCTCGTGACCACTTCTCTTTGCTCCTCAAAGAAGACTGCCAGGTATCCAACCTCCTTTGGCCCCACAAGGTGGGCGTTTCCCACTTCCCCATGCTACCGCAGCCCACTGGTACCCCCACAATTTTGTTCTTGTGGGTGTTAGCGGACCACCCCTCTGGGACAACACCGGGGACAAAGTGGGGGTCGGCAGTGGGAATCagaaattggcagaaattgctcctcctcccatttccacaaacagaaatgccattccatcagacAAACCGCACAGTTGGATACATCCCAGTGTCTAGTATCGTGAACAGAAACACCTGGGAACTTTCCCATGGTGTTAATTGCGCTTGAGTAGTGCCAAAGCTCTGTTGCAAGGATGAGTAGCATGCATACTCACTTGGCCAGCTGTGTCTAGTATTTCCATGGAAACAACTTCGTCGTCTATGGTGGCTTGATGGCGATAAGTAGACTCTTGGAACAAACACGAGGAAAACACGTTAAGACCGCAAAGCGAAACAGCGAGGGTACATCATATTTCTATGTCTTGCCCACTAGTTCTGATGCCCTTTACTACCCACTGTTCCAAGAGAAGAAGTCtactggtgaacagggttggtttccccactcctacgcacaaagtcagctgggagaccttgggcaagttacggttctattaagagctgtctcagccccacctctttcacagggtgtctgttgtggggaggggaagggaaggtgattgaaagccactttgagtctcccttaagtcgccatataaaaaccaactcttcttcttcttgttaggaaggaatacagcgAAACAACCTGTCGAACAGCCATAAATAGGTTGGCAAACAGGCAAACTAATCAACAAAATACCAGCTCCCTGTTCACAATGGTggatgtttgagcatccctaattaGGGCAcatccactgtgtgtgtgggtaggCAACCAATGGACATGCTGAGGTCCACAGGTGACTGCAACTCCACCCCATGCTGGTCCACATTCAGTCGACATGGCAGCTGGTTGTGACAGTTGAGACAATAGGAACTGTGCAGTTCCCCTGACAAGAGTTACAGTGCAACatcagagggagaggggaaatggagCAGAAACAAGTTTACCTCAAATTTCTCCTCTGTGAATGAATTTTCTCTGACTATTCGAACATTCACGGAAAACGAATAAAATATTTGCTAGCATAATTCGCTAGCACTCAGCGAGTTATTGGATGGTATTTGAGAGGTGACATGCAGTGGCATTTAGTATGTGGCAACTGATATATATCGTTCTGAGGGAAAGTTTCAAAATTTGAATTTCAGATTTGAAATGTCTTATTCTAAAttcgtttttttttgggggggggaatcttaagTTTTATTTTGCAAAGTTTTGATGCCGAAAGATAAGAGTCCCGCTTTCGCTTATTTGGCTCTGCTTATACGGGTCTTCTCGTTTTGAGAACGCACTGAACCAAGAGCGCAGGAAAATGTCTTCTTGGGTGTGCCCTGGAGGGTTTTAATGCCTTGGGGGGTTATATAAGGATTCAAGCACCAGCTGGAAACTGAAATCGACAACCTGCAACTGTAGTAATCTTGTTATGATGCAGGATGAACCAGCGCCATCTGCTGGACCACACAGCCCA
It contains:
- the RERG gene encoding ras-related and estrogen-regulated growth inhibitor, giving the protein MAKSAEVKLAIFGRAGVGKSALVVRFLTKRFIWEYDPTLESTYRHQATIDDEVVSMEILDTAGQEDIIQREGHVRWGEGFVLVYDITDRGSFEEVLPLKNLLDEVKKPKNVTLILVGNKADLDHSRQVSTEEGEKLATELACAFYECSACTGEGNIMEAFYELCREVRRRKMVQGKTRRRSSTTHVKQAINKMLTKISS